A genomic stretch from Methylorubrum extorquens includes:
- a CDS encoding putative mannose-6-phosphate isomerase (Evidence 3 : Putative function from multiple computational evidences), protein MIAAAKDFVNMHDLGDGHTHDHEPHDHEPHNHDHDEGAAARWKHDGVRVIPGDRLDPNTAQTPGMFRQAAVNAARVGAQKIWAGTVAIEPDAKTGVHHHGALESVIYIVSGHARMRWGERLEYVAEAGPGDFIFVPPYVPHQEINASTDEPLHCVLVRSDNEAVVVNLPDVEAAERPETVYWVDPIHKHP, encoded by the coding sequence ATGATCGCGGCGGCGAAGGATTTTGTGAACATGCACGACCTCGGCGACGGCCACACCCATGACCATGAGCCTCACGACCATGAGCCTCACAATCACGACCACGACGAAGGCGCCGCCGCGCGCTGGAAGCACGACGGCGTGCGGGTGATCCCCGGCGACCGGCTCGATCCCAACACGGCGCAGACGCCCGGCATGTTCCGGCAGGCCGCGGTCAACGCCGCACGGGTCGGTGCCCAGAAGATCTGGGCCGGCACCGTGGCGATCGAGCCCGACGCCAAGACCGGCGTGCACCACCACGGCGCGCTGGAGAGCGTGATCTACATCGTCTCCGGCCACGCCCGGATGCGCTGGGGCGAGCGCCTCGAATACGTGGCGGAGGCCGGGCCCGGCGACTTCATCTTCGTGCCGCCCTACGTGCCGCACCAGGAGATCAACGCCTCGACCGATGAGCCCCTGCACTGCGTGCTGGTGCGCTCCGACAACGAGGCGGTGGTGGTCAACCTGCCCGATGTCGAGGCGGCCGAGCGGCCCGAGACGGTCTACTGGGTCGATCCGATCCACAAGCACCCGTGA
- a CDS encoding protein of unknown function (Evidence 5 : Unknown function), whose product MLSATMLPGDQVVFDRLDLAEALGIWRHARGRVIGIHGQAGRATIDVQFDGHETLQSYLPDLFRRIP is encoded by the coding sequence ATGCTGAGTGCGACGATGCTTCCCGGCGATCAGGTCGTGTTCGATCGGCTCGACCTCGCCGAAGCCCTCGGGATCTGGCGCCATGCGCGGGGCCGGGTGATCGGCATCCACGGTCAGGCCGGCCGCGCCACGATCGATGTCCAGTTCGACGGCCACGAGACCCTGCAGAGCTACCTGCCGGACCTGTTCCGGCGCATCCCGTGA
- the ssuA gene encoding ABC transporter, substrate-binding protein, aliphatic sulphonates (Evidence 2b : Function from indirect experimental evidences (e.g. phenotypes); Product type t : transporter): MVRWLVLIALALASLAPARAEEVLRVGDQRGNARALMEATGVLDGLTYRLEWSEFPAAAPLLEALNADVIDAGGVGDGPFTFAAAAGVPVKAFLAFRNRQDGLAILVRPDSAIRSVADLQGKRIATNRGSIGHQVVLAALEEAGLPADSVQFRFLPPADAKLALTSGAVDAWSTWEPYTSAAELAGLVRVLRDGNGITPGLSYAVASDAALKSKRALLADYAARLARARARALTDPAPYAAAWSRLIGLPEAVPLRWFGRARYRTVPINDTVIADEQRIIDLYVRAGLIPAARAPRAEAILDTGFSDALAAVR; encoded by the coding sequence ATGGTCCGCTGGCTCGTCCTGATCGCGCTGGCGCTCGCCAGCCTCGCGCCCGCCCGCGCGGAGGAGGTCTTGCGCGTCGGCGATCAGCGCGGCAACGCCCGCGCCCTGATGGAGGCCACGGGCGTGCTCGACGGCCTCACCTACCGGCTGGAATGGAGCGAGTTTCCGGCGGCCGCCCCGCTGCTGGAAGCTCTGAATGCCGACGTCATCGACGCGGGCGGCGTCGGCGATGGCCCCTTCACCTTCGCCGCCGCCGCGGGGGTTCCGGTCAAGGCCTTTCTGGCCTTCCGCAACCGGCAGGACGGGCTCGCCATCCTCGTGAGGCCCGATTCCGCCATCCGCAGCGTGGCGGACCTCCAGGGCAAGCGGATCGCCACCAACCGCGGCTCGATCGGCCACCAGGTCGTCCTCGCCGCCCTCGAAGAAGCAGGGCTGCCCGCCGACAGCGTGCAGTTTCGCTTCCTGCCGCCGGCCGACGCCAAGTTGGCGCTGACATCCGGCGCGGTCGATGCGTGGTCGACCTGGGAGCCCTACACCTCCGCGGCTGAACTCGCCGGCCTCGTGCGGGTGCTCCGCGACGGCAACGGCATCACCCCGGGCCTGAGCTACGCGGTGGCGAGCGACGCCGCGCTGAAGTCCAAGCGCGCCCTGCTCGCCGACTACGCCGCCCGCCTCGCCAGGGCCCGAGCCCGGGCGCTGACCGATCCGGCGCCCTATGCTGCCGCATGGTCGCGGCTGATCGGCCTGCCCGAGGCGGTGCCTCTGCGCTGGTTCGGGCGCGCGCGCTATCGCACGGTGCCGATCAATGACACCGTGATCGCCGACGAGCAGCGCATCATCGACCTCTACGTGCGGGCCGGACTGATCCCGGCGGCCCGGGCCCCGCGCGCCGAGGCGATCCTCGATACCGGGTTTTCGGACGCGCTTGCCGCCGTGCGATGA
- the cysE gene encoding serine acetyltransferase (Evidence 2a : Function from experimental evidences in other organisms; PubMedId : 10617639, 3309158; Product type e : enzyme), with the protein MTAALAIVPPLRATSRSMAEGDVWAAMRSEAEAALIEEPLYAGLIQATVLDQRSLSEALAYRLAHRLGDGDLSRLTMRDLCFSAFEADPHAGLHAVRDLIAIRERDPTCRRYLDPFLFYKGFAALEGYRVAHWLWHQGRATLALHVQSRISEVFGCDIHPAARIGSGVFIDHATGVVIGETTVVADDVSILQSVTLGGNGKESGDRHPKIARGVLLSVGAKVLGNIRVGEGAKVAAAAVVLHEVPAHTTVAGVPARVVSRLRSDEEPAQTMDQSFGFGDGI; encoded by the coding sequence GTGACCGCAGCCCTGGCGATCGTCCCGCCCCTGCGGGCGACGAGCCGCAGCATGGCGGAGGGGGATGTCTGGGCGGCGATGCGGAGCGAGGCCGAGGCTGCGCTGATCGAGGAGCCGCTCTATGCGGGCCTGATCCAGGCGACGGTGCTCGACCAGCGCAGCCTGTCGGAGGCTCTGGCCTACCGCCTCGCCCACCGGCTCGGCGACGGCGACCTGTCGCGGCTCACCATGCGCGATCTCTGCTTCTCCGCCTTCGAGGCCGACCCGCATGCGGGGCTGCACGCCGTGCGCGATCTCATCGCCATCCGCGAGCGCGACCCGACCTGCCGGCGCTATCTCGATCCGTTCCTGTTCTACAAGGGCTTCGCCGCGCTCGAAGGCTACCGGGTGGCGCACTGGCTCTGGCATCAGGGCCGGGCGACGCTCGCCCTGCACGTGCAGAGCCGCATCTCCGAGGTGTTCGGCTGCGACATTCACCCGGCGGCGCGGATCGGCTCCGGGGTTTTCATCGATCACGCCACCGGCGTCGTCATCGGCGAGACCACGGTCGTGGCCGATGACGTCTCGATCCTCCAGTCGGTGACGCTCGGCGGCAACGGCAAGGAGAGTGGCGACCGGCATCCGAAGATCGCGCGCGGGGTGCTGCTCAGCGTCGGCGCCAAGGTGCTCGGCAACATCCGGGTCGGGGAAGGTGCCAAGGTCGCCGCCGCCGCAGTGGTGCTGCACGAGGTGCCTGCCCACACCACCGTCGCGGGCGTGCCGGCGCGGGTCGTCTCGCGCCTGCGGAGCGACGAGGAGCCCGCCCAGACCATGGATCAGTCCTTCGGTTTCGGCGACGGGATCTGA
- a CDS encoding protein of unknown function (Evidence 5 : Unknown function), protein MLRLVARRGGTIARAAVTTGSPDWTGGAGGGRSDDRAHASSGRPIASRDAPEQVRQVALQGLVAVELDIDRGAAGLTVDADHPAPRMAPDPEGFGEVEPIEHDLIAGKHRRTQHDGVLEAGIPSRLPIHRPERSFSNRAPREGEEEPANRAGIREKICCAGGRIKSIIFGKSLFQFDNYRGNAVWQALFRTSRRAAPEQDGGPLSPAN, encoded by the coding sequence ATGCTGCGGCTCGTCGCCCGCAGGGGCGGGACGATCGCCAGGGCTGCGGTCACGACCGGGTCTCCGGATTGGACAGGGGGAGCGGGCGGAGGCCGCAGCGATGATCGCGCGCACGCATCGTCGGGTCGTCCGATCGCTTCACGGGATGCGCCGGAACAGGTCCGGCAGGTAGCTCTGCAGGGTCTCGTGGCCGTCGAACTGGACATCGATCGTGGCGCGGCCGGCCTGACCGTGGATGCCGATCACCCGGCCCCGCGCATGGCGCCAGATCCCGAGGGCTTCGGCGAGGTCGAGCCGATCGAACACGACCTGATCGCCGGGAAGCATCGTCGCACTCAGCATGATGGTGTCCTTGAAGCGGGAATCCCGTCACGGCTTCCGATCCACCGACCCGAACGCAGCTTCTCAAATCGCGCGCCGCGGGAAGGGGAGGAAGAGCCTGCCAACCGCGCCGGGATACGGGAGAAGATTTGCTGCGCGGGAGGGCGGATCAAGAGCATTATTTTCGGTAAGTCATTGTTTCAATTTGATAATTATCGAGGGAACGCCGTTTGGCAAGCCTTGTTCCGCACTTCTCGCCGCGCGGCCCCGGAACAGGACGGCGGCCCGCTGTCGCCTGCGAACTGA
- a CDS encoding protein of unknown function (Evidence 5 : Unknown function): MSPCTACWCAPTTRRWWSTCPMSRRPSGPRRSTGSIRSTSTREAIGRAFGRPLARADAKTCLRSRPSASSTSGSLVPPSTCRSGVLAALKGGAAARAPRLGSGGLRAEASKLFYDVAKLGDARSRAIQPASTRRSHLTPD; this comes from the coding sequence ATGAGCCCCTGCACTGCGTGCTGGTGCGCTCCGACAACGAGGCGGTGGTGGTCAACCTGCCCGATGTCGAGGCGGCCGAGCGGCCCGAGACGGTCTACTGGGTCGATCCGATCCACAAGCACCCGTGAGGCAATCGGCCGAGCGTTCGGCCGGCCGTTGGCGCGAGCGGATGCGAAAACCTGTTTGCGCTCCAGGCCCTCGGCATCATCGACATCCGGGTCACTAGTCCCACCGTCAACGTGCCGGAGCGGCGTCCTTGCCGCACTGAAGGGCGGTGCGGCCGCACGCGCCCCCCGCCTCGGATCAGGCGGCCTCCGCGCTGAAGCGTCCAAGCTGTTCTACGACGTCGCCAAACTCGGCGATGCCCGCAGCCGCGCGATCCAACCGGCTTCGACCCGCCGCTCGCACCTGACGCCGGATTAG